The Cucumis melo cultivar AY chromosome 6, USDA_Cmelo_AY_1.0, whole genome shotgun sequence genome includes a region encoding these proteins:
- the LOC103491834 gene encoding probable inactive shikimate kinase like 1, chloroplastic — protein sequence MAMNLKTTVSPLTDLQFNIHLPKFEAMALNSSFSLSLPSSLRRNHSLPLHICPPFIQSSAIRRRRSLPSSCLVSDGTSLNVEAKVTVDDLSLEVKKKAMDVGPELKGTSIFLVGINSSIKTNLGKLLADVLRYYYFDSDSLVVEASGGEAAAKLYKQSDEKGFQASETEVLKQLSSMGRLVVCAGSGAVQSSTNLALLRHGITLWIDLPLQMIAEEFAEDRSQHPVFDISTSGSYSEVLGQITSIYQKVKDGYATADALISLQKLASKLGYDDFNAVTTEDMAMEALKEIEKLTRVKKMIEAAAKPF from the exons ATGGCGATGAATTTGAAAACCACCGTTTCTCCACTAACTGATCTCCAATTCAATATCCACTTGCCAAAATTTGAAGCAATGGCTTTGAATTCGAGCTTTTCCTTGTCCCTCCCGTCTTCTCTTCGTCGTAATCACAGCCTTCCACTTCATATTTGTCCACCATTTATCCAGTCTTCTGCTATTCGGCGCCGCAGATCTCTGCCATCATCTTGCTTAGTTTCAGACGGAACTTCACTCA ATGTGGAGGCGAAGGTCACTGTCGATGATCTGTCTCTTGAAGTGAAG AAGAAAGCAATGGATGTGGGTCCTGAATTGAAAGGAACTTCCATCTTTCTCGTGG GGATCAACAGCTCCATAAAAACTAACTTGGGGAAATTACTGGCTGATGTGTTGAGATACTATTACTTTGACAG TGATAGTTTAGTTGTGGAAGCTAGCGGTGGTGAGGCTGCTGCCAAACTCTATAAGCAAAGTGATGAAAAGGGTTTTCAGGCGTCTGAG ACTGAAGTGTTAAAACAACTATCGTCTATGGGTCGACTAGTTGTGTGCGCTGGAAGTGGTGCTGTTCAAAGCTCTACTAATCT GGCGCTTTTGAGGCATGGCATAACATTGTGGATTGATTTACCCCTACAGATGATAGCAGAGGAATTTGCTGAAGATCGAAGTCAACATCCAGTATTTGATATATCTACTTCTGGATCATATTCGGAG GTGCTGGGTCAAATAACTTCCATCTATCAAAAAGTAAAAGATGGCTATGCCACGGCTGATGCATTAATATCACTCCAAA AACTAGCGAGCAAGTTAGGATATGACGACTTCAATGCTGTCACAACCGAAGACATGGCAATGGAG GCTCTGAAGGAGATAGAAAAACTGACGAGAGTGAAGAAGATGATCGAAGCAGCAGCAAAACCTTTttaa